The Halalkalicoccus subterraneus genome has a segment encoding these proteins:
- a CDS encoding nuclear transport factor 2 family protein, translated as MSTTESVFEHHWEAFIEQDVAGIMEDYTDGSVVVTNMGTVRGLEEIEGLFEDLFAEFSDPEATITMDEQLTEGEFGYIIWHAETPENVYEFATDTFYIPDGTIEFQTFAGKLSPKD; from the coding sequence CACAGAATCCGTTTTCGAGCACCACTGGGAGGCTTTCATCGAGCAGGACGTAGCGGGAATCATGGAGGACTACACCGACGGGTCGGTCGTCGTCACCAACATGGGAACGGTCCGCGGTCTCGAGGAGATCGAGGGGCTGTTCGAGGACCTGTTCGCCGAGTTCTCGGATCCCGAGGCGACGATCACGATGGACGAACAGCTGACTGAGGGGGAATTCGGTTACATCATCTGGCACGCGGAGACGCCCGAGAACGTCTACGAGTTCGCGACCGATACGTTCTACATCCCCGACGGGACCATCGAGTTCCAGACCTTTGCCGGGAAGCTCTCCCCGAAGGACTGA